The genomic segment ctcagtttccctctctcaGAAGAGGGGTTGGGCCAGGTGGTGTCTGGGGGGATCACTCCGGCCTGAGACTCCAGGGAGTGCTGGCCCTTGCAGACCTGGAAgcagcctctgccctccccccagcctgggtCTAGGCTGCTCAGTGACAAGGTGCCCCAGAGACCCTGGAGCTCCCACCAGGCTCCCCAGAACTGGCCCTGCGCCCATCCCCAACCTGAGCTCTCCCTTGTTCCCAGACAACAAGCAGGATGGCCCTGCGCCCCCTGTTCCTTCGGAGTCCAGGGCACAGCGGAACGAGGAGCAGCTCCGCTTCACCCAGGGCATGAGCCTGTGTGTGTGCTACTCGGCCAGCATCGGGGGCATCGCCACCCTGACTGGCACCACAACAAACCTGGTACTGCAAGGCCAGGTCAACTCGTGAGTGACTGAGTGGGAGGGGGTCTGCATTCTGACTGGGGGGCAAGTGGAGCAGGCTGGTCGCCGGGCAACGTCACACAGCAGCCTGAATCCCTCTTCAGGATCTTTCCCCAAAATGGCAACGTGGTGAACTTCGCCTCCTGGTTTTTCTTTGCCTTCCCCACCATGGTCATCTTGCTGCTGCTTTCCTGGGTGTGGCTGCAGTTCCTCTTCTTAGGCTTCAAGTAAGTGGTGGAGTGGGTAAGAGCTGTCCAGGTGCCTGCCCTTACCCTCTAGGAGCTTCCAGTTTGGTACCCAGGTAGCCCTGCGGAAAAGGGCATAATCACCATCCCGGTGAGAAGGCCTTTCCCTCCCAAGGCCCTTCTGTGCACTTGCCCCCCGCATTTGAGGGAATTACTGTTTGGAGAGTATTAGCCCATCTatcagatgagcaaactgaggttcaAGACATGGTACACAACGAGATGTGTCAGTGCTGGGATTGAAAACCAGATCTCCTGATGCCCAGGCCAGGTCCCATTCCATAACAATCCCCAATCCTTTGGCAGGTGCTTAAGAAGCACACGCTGTGAGCATCGTCAGTTACAAAAGTCCTTGTTGcgctcctactgtgtgcctggccctcTGCTAGGCACTGAGAACGCTAGAAGCATTAGACAGTCCCTGTCCTCAGAGCTCACCATCTAATGGGTGATGATAAGGTAGGAGCAGTGACAGAGGAAAGCCCAGGTGCTGTGGGAGGACAGCCCAGGATAGTGAAGATTCTAGAAGTCCCCTGGCAGAGATGATGCCTGAACTGAATCTTGTAGAGTTAGAAGTCAGCCAGGTAGAGAACGAGGTAAAGTCATTCCAGCAGCAGGAAGAGCTTGTGTACAAAGGTACAGAGGCAAGAAAGAGCATGCTGGGTTTGGGGGAACTCTAGTTCTGTGTGACTGaaacacaaagaggaaaaaaagagtatcAGCATATGAAGCTGGAGAAGTAGGCAGGGGAAGATTATGGGGAATCTCGTGTGCCACATAAAGAGTATGGACCTTCCTCTTGAGGCCAAGAGTAGTAAAGAGGTTCTATTCCTACTTCCAGCCCTTGATTACTAGTAGTCACTAGAGCTCTGAGTTGAAAATCATGTGAGACCTTGCTGGAGCTCAGCTGGAATCAAGTCTgggattgattagtgatgtctgctatAGTACAGGTTAAGAGTGGTGGTATGACTGTTATTATGGGTATAAGTTGTTATTTGTCCATCCTGcccaggcagtggggagccattgaGAGTTTTTAAGCATTGTTGCTGTAAAATTGCTTGGGCAGGTGCAGGGAGGCTGGATTGAGGTTGGGGATGGTACAAAGCAAAGTGTTAGTCAAAGAGACCAGCACAGTGCTAAGCAACATCAAGGATTCAAAGATGTGTGAAGCATGGTTTTTCCCTTGAGGAACTCACAAGTCCAGCAGGGGAGTTGAGATTTGCCCAAGTGAAAAGTCAAAGTGAGTTAAGCACATGGAAGTGGGCTGCAGACTTCTGTGCCTCAGAAGACAGTGTGGGTGGGGCCCAGGCTGGCAGAGGATGCCCAGAAGCAgtaagagagggaagggaggatttCCTGAAAGGCtattggaggtggggagagatgagTCAGGGCCAGAAGGAGGCCTGGGGTCTAGACCTCTAGGGCCTCCTCACTCTGGGCAAGGGAGGGCTCAGCACAAGAGAATTCCTGGAAGGACAGAGGGGTCAATGGGGCACATGGAGCAGGGACAAGCACAGGGAAACCCAATCTCCCATCCTCAGCCTCCCCTCTGCTAAATAAGAGCCATGACGCTCCAGAGTCTTCTGCTCTTCTTCCAGAACCTTGGGAACCTTTACAactcatgggagttccctggcagtccagtggttgggactcagcactttcactgctgtggcccttgGTTCactccctggcctgggaactaaGACGCCGCAAGCCGCGTGGCACcggccaaaacaacaacaacaacaaaaccacagGCACTCACAGCCCCTTGCTCCCCTGCCTGGTGTAGTGCCCTTACGAACTGTCCCCACCCCTACCTGTAGCTTCCGGAAGAACTGTGGCTTGGGGgaccagatgaggaaacaagagcGAGCAGCCTTCGAAGTCATCCGGAGAGAGCACAAGCGGCTGGGCCCCATGACCTTTGCAGAAAAGGCTGTCACCATCCTCTTTGTCTTATTGGTGGTGCTCTGGTTCACTCGGGAGCCAGGCTTTTTCACCGGCTGGGGTAACCTGGCTTTTTCCGATGAGAATGGGAATAGGTGAGCACTGCGGGGAGGAGAAATACTTccaagaggagggaagggagcagggccCCCAACGCAGAACAGGAAGTAACGCTGGGTTGAGGTGGGGGGAACTTGCCAGGAGGGGTTGGCACATCTGTGGGAGGGGCTCCTCTCCAGCCCCCCTCCATCCTGTGACCCTGAGCAGCCCTAAGCCGCTaagcctgccctccctgccccgcccGCAGCATGCCATCCGACGGGACAGTAGCCATCTTAATCGGTGTAATTTTGTTCATCGTGCCCTCCAAGATCCCAGGGCTGACTCAGGAACCAGGTAAGCACCTGGTCTGGGGCAGAGAAGGGCCTCTGGGCAGACCCCGCCTTCTGGCATGTGACGTCCCTTCGACCACACTCGGCAGGAGTAGACCAAGCCCAGAGAAGCTGGGGCGATTTGCCAAGGGCACAGGGACTCAGGGACAAAGTCGTGATGTTGCGGAACTGAGGGTCCCTCTTTTCCATGCGTTAAGCTCTGATAGGGACCCACCCGTACAGagcggggaagggaaggggaggaaagccTGCTGGCTCTTGGTGACCCATCCTCTTCTGCTTGGGGAGTAGGAAAACCAGAGAAGCTGAaggcccctcctgccctcctcaaCTGGAAGATAGTTAAAGAGAAGATGCCTTGGAATATCGTGCTCCTTCTGGGCGGTGGCTTTGCCCTGGCCAAGGGCAGTGAGGTGACAgaccccactccctccccaacCCACTTGAGGGAGACCCTGTGACAGGGACAGAGGGGCCCTGCTTCTCTCCCACACAGGGGAGCCCTGACCCCCCACTTAGGAGCcccctggtgggcagagcctTTGCAGCAGCTGGAGAAACAGGTTAGAGCCCTAAGAGAGGGGGAGGAAACACAAGCCATAGGGACTCTCCCtagtgggggcttctctggtgagcAGGGACTGTACTCGGCGATCACCCAGTCCATCCCCTCACCGCCTGCCAGACAGAGAATGCCAAAGCTTTAGCATCAGGGAGTAGTTGGCTGGCATTGGGTTGACACAGTTTGCTAGCTGAGGCCACCAGGGGGCACCATGCTCATACCCAGCCAGGCTCTGGGGACCGGGTCGTCATTCCCCATAGCCTCCATCCCAGACAGAAATCCCTGAACCTGCACCCCCAGGCCTCGGTGTTCTGGCTAAGCTCATTCACTGCACGGACAGGAGCTATCCTGGGTCAGGGATTGGTTAGTTCCTCCAACAAGCGCTCACTGACTGCGCCAAgcgctgtgctgggtgctgggtgctaAGCGGGCAACATCGTATATAATAAAGTCCCAGCTCCCTGGGGCTCACAGTCTGGCATTATAGGTGTGGGCAAGGCAAGACCTTGGAGCTCTTGTGACCCTGTGAACTGTCCGCGTCCCCCTGTTGGCCTCTTCCCAGGCTCTACCAgggcccttccccttctccctccttgcTGGGAGCAAGGTCGCCCCCTGTCCCAACCTGCTAGGCTGGAGGGGGCAGGCAAAGGGCTAAGGTTGGCCAGGAACCTCCTGAAGAGAGGTCAGGAGAGCAGGAGTAAATGGGGTCAAAGGTCTTTACTCTCCCCAAGCCCCAGGTTTCCCAAGAAAGCCCCTTCGCTTCCCATCTGACCCTTCTGCCCACACCCAACTGTCCTTCAAGAGCAGTAGAGGGGGCCCCCAGGTTTCAGCTGGGTCTCATCTTCCCTCCCAAGCTGCCCTTTTCTCTGAAGATTCTAGAGAGGCGCAGGCAAGAGCAGGACCCTCCCAGAACCTCAGCAGGGGACTCTGGGGCCCCAGGCAGCCCAGGCTCCCACACATCACCCTCCTCTGCCTACAGGAATCGGGCCTGTCGAAGTGGCTGGGGGACAAGCTGACCCCACTGGAAAGTGTGCCGCCTCCCGCCATTGCCTTAATCCTCTGCCTCCTGATCGCCACCTTCACTGAGTGCACCAGCAACGTGGCCACCACCACAATCTTCCTGCCCATCTTGGCTTCCATGGTGAGCTGGCCCTGCAgacacctcctccaggcagcccttcTGCTCACACTGCCTGCAGAAGTGCGGGGCCCTGCCTGAAGGTCAGAATGACCTGTCTGCACCTCCTCTCATTTCTGGGAAAAGACCCCTGAGCTTCCACCCTTCCCCAGGCTCTTCAGTAACTTTGGGCCCCAAGGCCCTCTGCCCCCTGACTCACTCCATCCCTGATGATATCACCCCTGGAGTATCCTGATGGGGATCACTGGCGGCCTCGCCCACCTCCCTGGGCCAGCTCCTGTTCTTGTCATTCCTGAGGTGACGGCATGAAATTGCTCCCCGGAGCGtccccagccccttctccagGCGCGTTCCCACAGCCTTTGATGATGACACCCACAAGCCCCTTTGAGATCCGTTTTATGggtccctccccttcccacgCCCCACAGGGCAGGGCTGCACACTTATCCCCTCCAGAGAAGTCAAGGGGCCCTTTCCAGGTCACCAGGTACCTTCTGGCAGAAGTGGTGGGTTCATGGCCAGAGTGTAtattggggtggggatgggggttgtCCCTCAGAGAGGGGAGCAGGAGAATGGGGACCACGCCTTCCCCTCTGGGACGGAGACTGCAACCAGCTCTGCCCCACTGTCTCCCCCTCCAGTCTCAGGCCATCTGCATCCACCCTCTCTACGTCATGCTCCCCTGCACGCTTTCCAGCTCCCTGGCCTTCATGTTGCCTGTGGCCACCCCGCCTAACGCCATCGCCTTCTCATTCGGGGGCCTCAAAGTGACAGACATGGTGAGTGGCAGGGGTCTCCAACGCCTCAGCactccctgctctgtctttccatCTTGGTGGACCACAAAGTAGCTTAAAGCCGCTGAGATTCTCAGAGTTTAGAGTGGACCCTGTTGGGGTGGGTGGCAGCGGGGGAGGCTGGAACGTGATCCCCAGTTGGAGTATCTTCAGGCCCTGCCAGCCCTAGGCCactgagaggaagaggaggggtgaGGAACTTAGGGAAGGCACCGAGATGCCAGGCACCCGGACCCAGGGATATGGACTCAGAGAGAATGACTCAGGGCTCTGGAAGCGCCCCTTTCCCCTGTGAGCACTGGGATTAAAGCTGGTGGTAGGGGCATCACCTAGTGCTGCAGGTTAGACCCAAGGGAGGACTTCCCAGGGAGAGGTTTGCTAGTGAGGGAGCTCCTGAGCACCTATGAACACCTAAGAAATGGGTACTGGCCCAGCTCAACACCCACTCATCCAGACTGGCTCTCCTCACCCCAGGCCCGCGCAGGATTCATGCTCAACATCATCGGGGTCCTGGTCATCACGCTGGCCATCAACACCTGGAGCATCCCCATGTTCGACCTGCACAGATTCCCCTCCTGGGCCCAGTCCAACACCACAGGCTTCTGTGGGGTCAGCCAGGCAAACGTCACAACACCCAGCCCCTAGACCACGGTATAATCTGGCCCAAGCCAGGAAGACCCACCTCGTTCCTATTCCTCTGAGCTGGGAGGGGAAACCCAGGCCCCAAGGCAAACATTGAGGGAAAGGCACATGTATACCTAACCTCATGTGTGTCTTCGAGGGAGATGTATGTGAGCTCAGTCCTACGTGTCTGAggaaagtgtgtgtatgtgtatgtacgtgtgtgtgtgtgtgtgtgtgtgtgtgtaaagatgGTGTGTCATGTGAGGATGTTCTGCAAGGGGGCTTTGCGTGTGTGATGATCCTAGGTGGTGTGTGCTTGACAACGTACACTTGCGAGGTCACAGACACGACAGCGTGCTCTGTCTGGCACTCCAGGTCTTTGTCTCCCCAGCTTGGTGGGTGACCAGACCCTTTTGTCCTCTATTTATTGAAACTCAGGGTTGGAGCTGCCTGGGCAGCAAAGCCTACCAGCAGTTGCCATGGCTACAGTCTCTGGGACCGGCCCAACATACTGAGTTCCCCCCAGCCTCTCAGGTCTGGGGGGAGGTTCAAATATCAGCCCCATTAAAGTCTTTCAGTAGAATCTGTGGTGGTTTTTCGCAGCACTTTCCAGGGCTTCTCCCCAACGTGGTTCAGACCCCAGGTTGGGAAATACGCTGGGAGGGGACCTGGCATCTGTCCTGTATGGCGGCCCCCTTGGCACCCCTCCCACCCAAGGGAGAAGGTAATGGCCAGGGAGCTCTGCCAAGGCCTGTCGGAGTGGACGCAGCCACCCAGGAAAGCAGCCCTGACACCACCCGGCCCGGCTAATTGGGAGCTTCCACTCCCTGCATGTCTTTGAGAAAACCAGCCTCCCCATTCCCAGAGCCCTCCCTGGGCATTTACGTAAAACCCTCTGCCCCTGCCAACTCCTCACAGACCCCTCCACAGCTGGAAAAACCAGTCCCACCAGACCAGGGGAGGCAGGCTGACTCACGCTAGATGCCCAGAAAGAGGGACCCTCACCCCAAATGGCAACCTGCGGCAAGAAGGATACAGGGGAGACTCACAGGAACAGGTTCAAAACTATGGCCTTCAGAGTCCAGGACCAGACTGCACTCTGGATCATTCTGCCTcccaacctcccctccccctctcctctgcctctcctccttcaTGAATTCCAGAGTTTTCATTTATCTGGCaaggcagggtgggggtggggaaggatgtCACCACATCCACCATCCATCCTGGGAGCTCAACGTCCCTTCCTGGCTGGAAGTTCATCTAGATGGAGGTTTCCAGGAGGTCCCTTCTGCTGCAGTGGGAGAATAAAAAGAGATCTTTACCATCACTCTCATGTCCCCGTAAAACAGGGAAATGAGttgtgaagaaagaaaaccagaaaggaTTTAATTCTGGATTTCCCCTCTGGGCTGGGCCTGTACCCAGTGCTCCCAGAGCTGGGGGTttgagggttgggggagggggctgctgcaTGGGGGAGAACATGGCTGTCCCCAGGGCACAGGAGATCCTGACAGGACATGCCAGACATCCAGCAGAATGAGAAGTGTCAGGAGCGGggccctgcccccatcccagacccccaggctggcaTTCTTCACTCATGAAGCACAGTCATAAATCACGGCTCCCACCCAGACCCACACTCGGACCCTCCCAAGGCCCCAGGCGACAGCCCCCTCCACTGGGAGTGGGCCAGGCCCAGAGTGGTGGGACTCCACCGTGGCTTACCCGCAGTGGGTTCCTAAGGAGTAATCCCAGCCCCATCTGCAAGGAGGACCCTCTGCTGCTACTTTCTTCGGGACCCTGGTTTGGTACCCACAGTccagccctggctggggaagaGATAGGTGTGCTTCCTAGGGGACACATGGGCCTCCACTGTTCTCAGCTCCCCTTTGGACCTCTCCACTTCCCCGTCAGTCTGGCTCAGAGAGGGCCAGATGTGGACTGAGACCACACAGCAGCCCCAGGGGATGACTGGGCTGGCCCTGCCTTCCTTCTCAGGCGAGGAGGTGGATGAAAACTGGCCTAAGGGTGGAGGGGTCTGCTATGGTGGGTGCCCTGGCAGGGCTCAGGACAGGCTTCCCCCAGGTGCTTAGAATCCATCCTCCTCAGCAGGCAGGAGGGCATACGGGAGGCTGGCGGCCCCTGTTGTCCTAATCACTGTCATTAGCTGGGCAATAAAGAAGCATGGACTGGGCCTTTGAAGAAAGGGCCGTCAACCCAGGTCAGGTGTGTGCAGGCGGCCTAGCAGCTCAGCCCCTCCTGGACACACACACTCTGGGCTGCAGGTGGATGGGGCTCTGCGGGGATGGGGGTCTATGCCCTCCCTGCC from the Delphinus delphis chromosome 19, mDelDel1.2, whole genome shotgun sequence genome contains:
- the SLC13A2 gene encoding solute carrier family 13 member 2, yielding MATCWQGLWAYRFYLIVFFLPIFLLPLPILIPTKEAYCAYTIILMAFLWCTEALPLAITAFLPTVMFPMMGIMGASVVSTEYLKDSNMLFIGGMLVALAVEHWNLHKRIALRVLLTIGVRPSLLILGFMVVTAFLSMWISNTATTAMMVPIARAVLDQLHGTPTGTDAEEGRNNPTFELQEPSPQKEETKLDEKDNKQDGPAPPVPSESRAQRNEEQLRFTQGMSLCVCYSASIGGIATLTGTTTNLVLQGQVNSIFPQNGNVVNFASWFFFAFPTMVILLLLSWVWLQFLFLGFNFRKNCGLGDQMRKQERAAFEVIRREHKRLGPMTFAEKAVTILFVLLVVLWFTREPGFFTGWGNLAFSDENGNSMPSDGTVAILIGVILFIVPSKIPGLTQEPGKPEKLKAPPALLNWKIVKEKMPWNIVLLLGGGFALAKGSEESGLSKWLGDKLTPLESVPPPAIALILCLLIATFTECTSNVATTTIFLPILASMSQAICIHPLYVMLPCTLSSSLAFMLPVATPPNAIAFSFGGLKVTDMARAGFMLNIIGVLVITLAINTWSIPMFDLHRFPSWAQSNTTGFCGVSQANVTTPSP